The DNA region AGGTGAACGAACTTCTACAGAAAAACCAACTACGAAGACCAGAATGTACAAAGTCAATGGTATAGACCACGTCAATGCTAAGGTAAATTCTCTTACTCAAAAGATTGAGAACTTAACCATAACCCCAACAACTTTCGTAGCTGCTGTGGCACCCAACTGCGAATTACGTGGAACCCCTGGGCACACTAATTTTGAATGTCAATTATTGGATGGTATTCCTACCGACCAAGTAAACTACGCCCAAGGAAACCCATATTCCAACACCTACAATCCTGGATGGAGAAATCATCCAAACTTTCCTTATAAAAACAACAATGGTTTGTTTGCATCAAACCCATCACCTGTTGTACCTCCAGGTTATCAGAAAGGAGCCCCTGTTTCTCCACAAGCACCTAGAAAGTCAAATCTCAAACTCATGATAGAAAACTTCATGAACACCCAAGTTCAACAAAATAAAGATTTCGCTAATCAAAATGCTCACACGAGTGAGCTGATGAAACAAATGTCGAGTAAGCTTGATGTTATGGatacccataacaaaatgttagaaacccAAATTTCTCAAGTAGCCTAAGAACAAGCAGCAACAGCAGCCCAAGTTGGAGCATTTCCTGGTCAACCTCAACCAAATTCAAAAGGTCATGTTAACGTTGTCATGCTACGAAGTGGGATAGAATTAGATGGACCAGTTGACCCAAGacttcaaaatccagccatgtGTCAAAACTTTGGTAAAGCAACTGAAACGGTAACACCCGATGATCAACCAGAATAACAAAAGGCTAAATGAGAGGAAGACAAAAACGAAGAGGCCGTAGAGAAGGAAAAACCTTATATGCCTCAGCCACCATACAAACCACTTATACCTTATTCTCAAAGACTTGCTAAGTATAAAAATGAAGGGAAATTTAAGAAATTCATAGATCTTTTGAAACAAATGAGTATCATTATACCTTTCacagaagctattacacaaaTGTCCTCATATGCTAAGTTCCTTAAAGAGATCTTATCTAATAAGAAAAAGCTTAAGGATAATGAGACTGTTACACTTACTGTTGAgtgtagcgctataatccaaaatAACATGTCTCCTAAGATAAAATATCCAGGTAGTTTTTCCATACCTTACGTAATCAAAAagtttgtcatagacaaagctctatgtGACTCAGGAACCAGTGTTAGTTTAGTGCCCTTATCCATATGTTAAAAACTCAAATTAGGATAAGTAAGACCGATGAGAATGTCTATTCAACTACCTGACCGTTATGTTAAATTTCCAGTAGGTATGCTAGAGAACATTCTCGTTCATATAGGTCAATTCTATATTCCCACCGACTTTATAATAATGGACATAAATGAGGATTCCAACATCCCTATCATTTTTGGAAGACCCTTTTTGGCCACTGCTGGAGCTATCATAGATGTGAATAAAGGAAAGCTAACCTTTGAAGTTGGTGAAGAAAAAGTTGAATTTATTCTATCATAGATCTTTATAGAAGATTTGTG from Lathyrus oleraceus cultivar Zhongwan6 chromosome 1, CAAS_Psat_ZW6_1.0, whole genome shotgun sequence includes:
- the LOC127096159 gene encoding uncharacterized protein LOC127096159, coding for MPQPPYKPLIPYSQRLAKYKNEGKFKKFIDLLKQMSIIIPFTEAITQMSSYAKFLKEILSNKKKLKDNETVTLTVECSAIIQNNMSPKIKYPGMLENILVHIGQFYIPTDFIIMDINEDSNIPIIFGRPFLATAGAIIDVNKGKLTFEVGEEKVEFILS